TCCTTTGGGAGTCATCAACACTCCTATGATCCCATGGTGCCAAACAACACTACCGCTCAACATCCCCTGTAACATCCACATCAAACTGGAGAACATGCAGAGAACTGGTGAGTTTGTGTATGAATTAGATGCATTAGTCAGACACATTTACATTACTACTGTACAAGTTTAAATTAATAATGTAGGCTGTTTTGTGGTAGATATATCGATAGACATGGTTGATGTTGGACATTGAGAGTGATACAATAACAGCAGTTTCATGTCATTGTGTTAATTGCCAGGTTCATTTAAGATAAGAGGAGTGGCCAACCAGTTTGCCAGGAGACCAAAAGGAGCCCATTTTGTCACCATGTCTGCAGGGAACTATGGGAAGTCTTTTGCATATGCCTCTAAACACTACGGCTCCAAGGGGAAAGTGGTGATGCCAGAGACAGCCCCTGTATCCAGATCTACACTCATACAAGTCAGGTTCTTGTTTCCAATTGACTGCTTCAGTCTTTAATTGTATCATCTAAAATGACACGTCTGAAAATAACCAAACATATTGGTCCATTCGCTCCAGAATTTTGGATGTGAGGTGGAACGGGTGCCTACAACCTGTCTGATGAACGTGGTGAATCGTTGTGTCCAGGAGGAAAACATGACGTTCCTCCACTCATATGACGACCTGGACCTGATTGCAGGACATGCCAGGTATAGAACAGCCGAACAAGGCAACACAACAAGCTTCCTCTTTTAGAGGGAAAATAAAATGCtggtctgtctctcgctgtctgtctctctcactccccaccctctctccctccccctctctctgtgctgtaGTCTAGGTTTTGAAGTACTGGAGGTGATGCCCCAGCCTGATGTAGTGGTGGTGTGctgtggaggaggaggtctacTGGCTGGGGTGGCTGCTGCCATTAAATTGGCCGGCTGCGAGAAGACAAGGATCTATGGGGTAGAGCCAGAAGGAGGTACATAACACCTGTTGTTTAAATCTCACCAAGACAATATCAGGCAGGGCTTTTTACAACTAAGATATACCACAAACTGACATACATGAACATACACATGGGGCAATATACTGAGGGGTTGATATACAGTATGACCATTTTGTTGACCTTCATTTCCTGTCTTTGATTCATTAGCCTGCACCATGTACAAAAGTTTCATCGAGAAGAAGCCTATAGGCATGGACACCAAGAGCATCGCGTCAGGACTGGCTCCACCTTTTGCAGGTACAGTACATTGGCTAGACCTAAATAAATCCTAAAAGATCAGGACATAAGAGGGAACAACTTTGTCTTCATCTGGAATGAACCATAGCCAAGCAAATAAATCTGTGAATTGTGCCTTCTTTACCTGTGCTAACTCCCTGATGTGCTCTGTACCATAAGTCACGTAAAGGTTAAAGCATCTACCATTGTTAACTGCCTGGTGTGTTGTCCAGGCACCCTGCCCTACGAGCTGTGCCAGCGCTACGTTGAGGAGATCGTACTGGTGAGCGATGAGGAGATCAAGGCTGCCGTGTCTACCCTGTACAGGGCGGGGCTCCTAGTGGAGCCGTCAGGGTCCGCGGCATTCGCAGCCATCGCTAACGACAGAATCCCTGACATTGCTGGGAGGAACGTGGTGGTCATCCTAAG
Above is a genomic segment from Oncorhynchus clarkii lewisi isolate Uvic-CL-2024 chromosome 33, UVic_Ocla_1.0, whole genome shotgun sequence containing:
- the LOC139393082 gene encoding L-threonine ammonia-lyase, with product MVDVPLSVKAITLDLLRDARETVRTSPLGVINTPMIPWCQTTLPLNIPCNIHIKLENMQRTGSFKIRGVANQFARRPKGAHFVTMSAGNYGKSFAYASKHYGSKGKVVMPETAPVSRSTLIQNFGCEVERVPTTCLMNVVNRCVQEENMTFLHSYDDLDLIAGHASLGFEVLEVMPQPDVVVVCCGGGGLLAGVAAAIKLAGCEKTRIYGVEPEGACTMYKSFIEKKPIGMDTKSIASGLAPPFAGTLPYELCQRYVEEIVLVSDEEIKAAVSTLYRAGLLVEPSGSAAFAAIANDRIPDIAGRNVVVILSGGNIGKDELTNFPD